A stretch of the Gossypium hirsutum isolate 1008001.06 chromosome D07, Gossypium_hirsutum_v2.1, whole genome shotgun sequence genome encodes the following:
- the LOC107956083 gene encoding probable beta-D-xylosidase 2 gives MKTGIATTTMASLPQTIILFLLLLGAFAQARDPFACDSKDVKTSSLPFCKVSMPIPNRVTDLLGRLTMQEKVRLLVNNAAAVPRLGIKGYEWWSEALHGVSNVGPGTKFGGAFPGATSFPQVITTAASFNATLWEAIGRVVSDEARAMYNGGAAGLTYWSPNVNIFRDPRWGRGQETPGEDPVLAGTYAASYVKGLQGNNGDRLKVAACCKHFTAYDLDNWNGVDRFHFNAKVSKQDIEDTFDVPFKMCVQDGNVASVMCSYNQVNGVPTCADPNLLKRTIRGQWNLNGYIVSDCDSVGVFYNTQHYTSTPEEAAADAIKAGLDLDCGPFLAQYTENAVTRGLLKEADVNSALANTLTVQMRLGMFDGEPSAQPFGNLGPKDVCTPAHQELALEAARQGIVLLNNRGPSLPLSHLRHRTVAVIGPNSNATVTMIGNYAGVACAYTSPLQGIGNYAKTIHQMGCEDVACNDDKLFSGAINAARQADATVLVMGLDQSIEAEFRDRTGLLLPGRQQELVSKVAMAAKGPTILVLMSGGPIDVSFAKNDPRIGAILWAGYPGQAGGAAIADVLYGTTNPEGKLPMTWYPQEYVSNLPMTDMAMRSSPNRNYPGRTYKFYKGPVVYPFGHGLSYTNFVHTIASAPKVVTVPLDGHRHSGNATISGKAIKVNHVRCNKLSVGLQVDVKNTGSKDGTHTMLVFSKPPAGHWAPQKQLVAFAKVHVPARSQRRVGINIHVCKFLSVVDRSGVRRIPTGVHNLHIGGIKHSLSLQPATLGVIKS, from the exons ATGAAAACGGGAATTGCCACCACCACCATGGCCTCACTACCTCAAACCATCATTCTCTTCCTTCTCCTCTTGGGTGCGTTCGCCCAAGCCCGCGATCCATTCGCTTGTGACTCCAAAGATGTCAAGACGTCGAGCTTGCCGTTTTGCAAGGTCTCGATGCCGATACCGAACAGGGTGACGGACCTTCTCGGAAGGTTGACAATGCAAGAGAAGGTTAGGCTGCTGGTGAACAATGCCGCAGCAGTTCCGCGGCTGGGGATCAAAGGGTACGAATGGTGGTCCGAAGCTCTTCATGGCGTCTCCAATGTGGGACCTGGAACCAAGTTCGGTGGAGCCTTCCCTGGGGCTACCAGCTTCCCTCAAGTAATCACGACCGCTGCTTCTTTCAATGCCACATTATGGGAAGCCATCGGACGg GTTGTGTCAGATGAGGCAAGGGCGATGTACAATGGGGGAGCGGCTGGGCTAACATACTGGAGCCCAAATGTAAACATATTCAGGGACCCAAGGTGGGGTCGTGGTCAGGAGACTCCAGGTGAAGACCCGGTGCTGGCTGGTACATATGCAGCCAGCTATGTGAAGGGCTTACAGGGAAATAATGGTGACCGGTTAAAGGTGGCGGCTTGTTGCAAGCACTTTACGGCCTATGACCTCGATAACTGGAATGGAGTGGATAGGTTCCACTTTAATGCCAAG GTAAGCAAGCAGGACATCGAGGATACGTTCGATGTACCCTTCAAAATGTGTGTACAGGACGGTAATGTAGCCAGCGTTATGTGCTCTTACAATCAAGTCAATGGAGTTCCAACCTGTGCTGACCCTAATCTCCTAAAGAGGACCATACGAGGTCAATGGAATCTCAATGGGTACATTGTTTCAGATTGTGATTCAGTGGGGGTGTTCTATAATACCCAACATTACACATCAACACCTGAAGAAGCTGCTGCAGATGCCATCAAAGCAG GTCTGGATTTGGATTGTGGGCCTTTTTTGGCGCAATACACTGAAAATGCAGTAACAAGAGGATTGTTAAAGGAGGCTGATGTTAACAGTGCCTTGGCAAACACGCTCACAGTCCAAATGAGACTCGGCATGTTTGACGGTGAACCGTCTGCACAACCATTCGGGAACTTGGGGCCAAAAGATGTGTGCACACCTGCTCACCAAGAGCTCGCCCTCGAAGCTGCGAGACAAGGCATTGTTCTGCTTAACAATCGTGGTCCTTCATTGCCTTTATCTCATTTACGTCACCGCACGGTTGCTGTTATCGGACCTAACTCCAATGCTACTGTTACAATGATTGGAAACTATGCTG GTGTTGCATGTGCATACACATCTCCTTTGCAAGGGATAGGGAATTACgcaaagacaattcatcaaatggGATGTGAAGACGTAGCTTGCAACGATGACAAGTTATTTAGTGGGGCAATCAATGCTGCTCGTCAAGCAGATGCTACGGTTTTAGTAATGGGGCTTGACCAATCGATTGAAGCAGAGTTCAGAGACAGGACAGGGTTGCTTTTGCCAGGGCGGCAACAGGAACTTGTTTCTAAAGTAGCCATGGCGGCTAAGGGTCCAACCATACTAGTTTTGATGTCGGGTGGGCCTATTGATGTGTCTTTCGCTAAGAATGACCCTCGTATAGGTGCCATTTTGTGGGCTGGTTATCCAGGCCAAGCTGGAGGAGCTGCCATAGCTGATGTATTATATGGCACAACCAATCCAGAGGGTAAGCTGCCTATGACATGGTACCCACAAGAGTATGTCTCAAATTTGCCAATGACGGACATGGCCATGCGTTCAAGCCCAAACAGAAACTACCCTGGAAGAACCTACAAGTTCTACAAAGGTCCAGTAGTGTATCCGTTCGGTCACGGATTGAGTTACACCAACTTTGTTCATACCATTGCTAGTGCACCCAAAGTTGTCACGGTCCCTCTTGATGGCCACCGCCATTCAGGGAATGCTACCATTTCAGGGAAGGCGATCAAAGTAAATCATGTGAGATGCAACAAGCTCTCGGTAGGGCTTCAAGTAGACGTGAAAAATACGGGTTCCAAGGACGGAACTCACACCATGCTTGTATTCTCGAAGCCACCTGCTGGGCATTGGGCTCCACAAAAACAGCTGGTGGCCTTTGCCAAAGTGCATGTTCCAGCAAGGTCACAACGACGAGTAGGAATCAACATTCATGTGTGCAAGTTTTTAAGTGTTGTGGATAGGTCTGGGGTTCGAAGAATCCCAACTGGTGTTCACAATCTCCATATCGGTGGCATTAAGCATTCTTTATCTCTTCAGCCTGCAACTTTAGGGGTGATCAAGTCCTAG